In Plasmodium cynomolgi strain B DNA, scaffold: 0224, whole genome shotgun sequence, the following are encoded in one genomic region:
- a CDS encoding hypothetical protein (putative), whose translation MPDISFSAFRRDVTTNVGIGCLNANDDIEVELRHKISKLDSSNGTDDILQKCDEINKFLNEQKNVYNACYEHRHKQSLWYTPIIIKKILSESTKYHKCPQQWTSEPEEATELTVKEEESHDENEKPETQTSAENISEFPQNSALPGSSDSTPDFGTDQKTDRHNVSPAVEALPPNHSSSHDSQITKENSITYTIIKYINKDNQALPDVSDNHALGDTKFCAEIFDNVETADTYSYGDESVEYVTCELKQDDENPIIILDQQITLSRITVLKNPLKFKVTLKNMCLKKRKKLPNHYQLLQDHHILR comes from the exons ATGCCTGATATAAGCTTTTCGGCTTTTAGAAGAGATGTAACCACTAATGTTGGTATAGGCTGTTTAAATGCAAATGATGATATTGAAGTTGAACTTCGTCATAAAATTTCGAAATTGGACAGTTCAAATGGTACTGATGATATTCTTCAGAAATgtgatgaaataaataaattcttaAATGAACAAAAGAATGTTTATAATGCGTGTTATGAACACCGTCACAAACAAAGTTTGTGGTATACTCCGATAATAATCAAGAAAATCTTATCAGAGTCTACGAAATATCATAAATGTCCTCAACAATGGACATCGGAACCAGAAGAAGCCACTGAATTGACAGTTAAAGAGGAAGAATcacatgatgaaaatgaaaaacctGAAACACAAACAAGTGCCGAAAATATTTCTGAATTTCCTCAAAACTCTGCACTACCAGGAAGTTCAGATTCAACTCCTGATTTTGGAACTGATCAAAAAACAGATCGTCATAATGTATCTCCTGCTGTCGAGGCGCTTCCCCCAAAtcattcttcttcacatgaTTCCCAAattacaaaagaaaattctaTTACATAtactattataaaatatattaataaagaTAATCAAGCTTTACCAGACGTGTCTGACAATCATGCTTTGGGTGATACGAAATTTTGTGCTGAAATTTTTGATAACGTTGAAACAGCTGATACTTATTCTTATGGTGATGAATCTGTTGAATATGTAACATGCGAACTTAAACAAGATGATGAAAATCCT ATAATAATTCTAGATCAACAAATAACCCTCAGCCGAATAACTGTATTG AAAAATCCTCTGAAATTCAAGGTTACCCTAAAGAACATGTGTCtcaagaagaggaaaaaactaCCGAATCATTATCAGCTTCTACAAGATCATCACATACTCAGATGA